Proteins encoded by one window of Salarias fasciatus chromosome 1, fSalaFa1.1, whole genome shotgun sequence:
- the tars3 gene encoding threonine--tRNA ligase, cytoplasmic: MAECLAARLAAQEEQIRLLSDEVSSLRDGLSRGVDAAGVAAAAAVSPALESLRTENEKLRYRLLHLRRALQAERALEEAAPGKCGTAPGKNGNKAPQTTNRADKAVTAPDTKPLDKNKKEKKQEKTDGSVKELNPWPGYISQRLSLYDQLKKESDALLAKKAAGSRPISVELPDGRKVAGKAWVTTPYQLACDISQGLADNAVISRVNGELWDLDRPLEQDCSLEILRFDNEDAQAVYWHSSAHILGEAMERFYGGCLCYGPPIENGFYYDMFLDGQKGVSSTEFGDLETLCKTVVKEKQPFERLEISKETLLKMFKYNKFKCRILNEKVTTPTTTVYRCGPLIDLCRGPHVRHTGKIKALKIYKNSSTYWEGRSDMETLQRIYGISFPDSKMLKEWERFQEEAKNRDHRKIGKDQELFFFHDLSPGSCFFMPRGAYIYNTLTEFIRDEYWRRGFQEVASPNIYNSKLWETSGHWQHYSENMFSFPVEDDIFALKPMNCPGHCLMFGHRPRSWRELPLRLADFGVLHRNELSGTLTGLTRVRRFQQDDAHIFCRMDQIESEMKGCLDFLRCVYDVFGFSFQLHLSTRPEKYLGDIAVWNQAEKQLENSLNEFGEPWKLNPGDGAFYGPKIDIKIKDAIGRYHQCATIQLDFQLPIRFDLTFVGKDGDDKGRPVIIHRAILGSVERMIAILTENYAGKWPLWLSPRQVMLVPVNPSCEEYAKRVCKQFTDAGFTADADLDSGCLLNKKIRNAQLAQYNFILVVGEKEKMTNSVNVRTRDNKVHGELSVSEVMARLTLLKQSRCRNAEEEF; encoded by the exons ATGGCGGAGTGCCTGGCCGCACGTTTGGCCGCCCAGGAGGAGCAGATTCGCCTCCTCTCGGATGAGGTCTCCTCGCTCCGGGACGGGCTCAGTCGGGGTGTGGACGCCGCCGGTGttgcggcagcggcggcggtgtcCCCGGCGCTGGAGAGCCTGCGGACGGAGAACGAGAAGCTGCGGTACCGGCTACTGCACCTCCGGAGAGCTCTGCAGGCGGAGCGGGcgctggaggaggcggcgccggGCAAGTGTGGCACAGCTCCGGGGAAAAACGGCAACAAAGCTCCGCAGACAACCAACCGAGCCGATAAAGCG GTGACAGCCCCGGACACGAAACCACTtgacaaaaacaagaaagagaagaaacaggAGAAGACAGATGGAAGTGTGAAGGAG CTGAATCCTTGGCCCGGATACATCTCACAGCGACTCAGCCTTTACGATCAGCTCAAGAAGGAGAGTGATGCCCTGCTGGCAAAGaaagctgcaggcagcaggcCCATCTCTGTGGAGCTGCCAGATGGGCGAAAGGTGGCAGGGAAAGCCTGGGTCACCACACCGTATCAGCTGGCCTGTGATATCAG TCAGGGTCTGGCTGACAATGCTGTGATTTCTCGAGTGAATGGCGAGCTGTGGGATCTGGATCGACCTCTCGAGCAAGACTGCTCCCTGGAGATCTTGCGCTTTGACAATGAGGATGCTCAGGCT GTCTACTGGCACTCCAGTGCTCACATCCTCGGAGAAGCAATGGAGCGCTTCTATGGAGGTTGTCTATGTTATGGACCTCCCATCGAGAATGGCTTCTACTACGACATGTTCCTGGATGGACagaa ggGAGTGTCCAGCACTGAGTTTGGGGATCTGGAGACGTTGTGTAAGACTGTGGTGAAGGAAAAGCAGCCATTTGAGAGGCTTGAAATCAGCAAGGAGACACTGCTGAAGATGTTTAAG TACAACAAATTCAAGTGTCGCATTCTGAATGAGAAGGTCACCACTCCAACCACTACAGTCTACAG GTGTGGGCCCTTAATTGACTTGTGCAGAGGTCCTCACGTCAGACACACAGGCAAGATCAAGGCCTTGAAGATTTACAAG AACTCGTCCACCTACTGGGAGGGCCGCTCCGACATGGAGACTCTGCAGAGAATCTATGGGATTTCTTTCCCAGACTCAAAGATGCTGAAGGAGTGGGAACGTTTTCAGGAGGAGGCCAAGAACAGAGACCACCGCAAGATTGGCAAA GATCAGGAGCTGTTCTTCTTTCACGACTTGAGCCCCGGCAGCTGCTTCTTCATGCCCCGCGGAGCCTACATCtacaacacactcacagagtTCATCAGG GATGAGTACTGGAGAAGAGGCTTTCAGGAAGTCGCCTCCCCCAACATCTATAACAGCAAACTGTGGGAGACATCTGGCCACTGGCAGCACtacagtgaaaacatgttctCCTTCCCTGTGGAGGACGACATCTTTGCTCTGAAGCCAATGAACTGCCCCGGGCACTG TCTGATGTTTGGCCACAGGCCTCGCTCGTGGAGGGAGCTTCCTCTGAGGCTGGCGGACTTCGGGGTCCTGCACAGAAACGAGCTCTCGGGAACACTGACGGGTCTGACTCGAGTGAGGCGCTTCCAGCAGGACGACGCCCACATTTTCTGTAGAATGGATCAG ATCGAGTCCGAGATGAAGGGCTGTCTGGACTTCCTCCgctgtgtttatgacgtgtttggGTTTTCCTTCCAGCTGCACCTCTCCACTCGCCCAGAGAAATATCTGGGCGACATTGCTGTGTGGAACCAGGCTGAGAAG CAACTGGAAAACAGCCTGAATGAGTTTGGGGAGCCATGGAAACTCAACCCTGGAGATGGTGCTTTTTATGGACCCAAG ATCGACATAAAGATCAAAGACGCCATCGGACGTTACCACCAGTGTGCGACCATTCAGCTGGACTTCCAGCTTCCCATCCGCTTCGACCTGACCTTTGTTGG GAAGGATGGAGACGACAAAGGCCGACCGGTCATCATCCATCGCGCCATCTTGGGGTCGGTGGAGAGGATGATTGCAATCCTCACTGAGAACTATGCAGGGAAATG GCCCCTGTGGCTGTCTCCACGTCAGGTGATGTTGGTGCCTGTGAACCCGTCCTGTGAAGAGTACGCCAAGAGG GTGTGTAAGCAGTTTACAGATGCTGGATTCACCGCAGATGCCGACCTGGATTCTGGATGCCTCCTGAACAAGAAAATCCGAAATGCTCAGCTGGCTCAGTATAACTTCATACTTG TGGTCGGAGAGAAGGAGAAGATGACTAACAGCGTCAATGTGCGCACGAGAGACAACAAAGTGCACGGAGAGCTGTCGGTGTCCGAGGTGATGGCTCGCCTGACCCTGCTCAAACAGTCCCGCTGTCGAAACGCCGAGGAGGAGTTCTGA
- the tm2d3 gene encoding TM2 domain-containing protein 3: MATISQRWRPDRGRGFKHYVTVAILLTNLLLQCVNGYLSSPHVGQEPLYTRDAQHGPVITSPVVPAAASASPTDEESYTSKCPSGGLCNRLPADCIQCNYHHNCTYGKPAAFSCKPKKGVHCIGESGQQQSNFTLSIICQFCWQMDPSQYRCSNSTNCMTVSCPRTRYNATCDALEHVHCLGRRRFQKRLFCNWTGGYKWSTALALSITLGGFGADRFYLGQWREGLGKLFSFGGLGIWTLIDVLLIGVGYVGPADGSLYI, from the exons atgGCTACCATCAGTCAGAGATGGAGACCAGACCGAGGACGGGGCTTTAAACATTATGTGACTGTTGCCATTTTATTAACGAACCTGCTCTTACAGTGCGTCAATG GATACCTGAGCTCTCCTCATGTTGGCCAGGAGCCTCTGTACACCAGAGATGCCCAGCATGGACCAGTCATCACCAGCCCGGTGGtgcctgctgcagcctcag CCTCTCCTACTGATGAAGAGAGCTACACTTCCAAGTGTCCCAGTGGTGGTTTGTGTAACCGCTTGCCTGCTGACTGCATCCAGTGCAACTACCACCACAACTGCACCTACGGCAaacctgcagctttcagctgtAAACCTAAAAAAGGCGTCCACTGCATA gGAGAATCAGGCCAGCAGCAATCCAATTTCACCCTCTCCATCATCTGTCAGTTCTGCTGGCAGATGGACCCATCTCAGTACCGCTGCTCAAACTCCACCAACTGCATGACGGTTTCTTGCCCCCGAACGCGCTACAACGCTACCTGTGACGCGTTAGAACATGTTCACTGTCTAG GTCGAAGACGTTTTCAGAAACGTCTGTTCTGTAACTGGACCGGTGGTTACAAATGGTCGACGGCGCTGGCGCTCAG CATCACCCTCGGGGGTTTCGGCGCAGACCGCTTCTATCTGGGCCAGTGGCGGGAGGGTCTGGGAAAGCTGTTCAGCTTCGGAGGCCTGGGCATCTGGACTCTGATCGACGTCCTCCTGATCGGCGTTGGCTACGTGGGACCCGCCGACGGTTCTCTCTACATCTGA
- the larp6a gene encoding la-related protein 6a produces MQALVNAFMRCLSFLLPPSWLCVSFCCLWAGNDCEETQPRPNPRARFKSRKPLTYEEVAAAVAAAAAVEAHGGSSPSLPPAPGCVSPAAATPAAPQGPAQGRIRTGGFWRAVERVFGAPWVVLRHHWCPKKRRAALRTPYPACAFDGSEITGLPEEEGAAAAAATATGEDGKPPGGSTSTDPADMSSSVGIPSLSPAECAPDASAERGVDEVITVEQLSQEMGTVTITVAIQAAEDEEPEEVSHNHIDFLGGSCSEDELGRHDKSSGAGTSGGELEEESWQPPDPELIQKLVTQIEYYLSDENLEHDAFLLKHVRRNKLGFVSIKLLTSFKKVKHLTRDWRTTAYALKHSKILELNDEGRKVRRKSAVPVFASESLPSRMLLLSDLQRWPELAALTKDNGKGEGGATQQEQLMKLLLKAFGTYGAIASVRVLKPGKDLPADLKRLSGRYSQLGTEECAIVEFEEVEAAVKANDAVGSEDGGASSLGLKVVLIGTKPPKKKVPKERPREEGGMRKSRSLNSRVRELQYHGDDSACSSSETESTPTSPRLARKSQSCNKLSPTTAGISFQNNHLSPGMSPRNSPWSSPRGSPCPQRKSPHSHKSPLASEGRLSPEPGRRWADYSSDSSLTPSGSPWVQRRKQVASQESSPVGSPMLGRKIQNADGLPPGVTRLPRGPDGTRGFHGVTIAERGKSAATQT; encoded by the exons ATGCAGGCTTTGGTGAACGCCTTCATGCgctgcctctccttcctcctgcctccttcTTGGCTGTGTGTCAGCTTCTGCTGCTTGTGGGCTGGAAATGACTGCGAGGAGACGCAGCCGCGGCCCAATCCCAGAGCTCGTTTCAAGAGCAGAAAGCCTCTTACATATGAGGAAGTGGCAGcggcagtagcagcagcagcggcggtaGAAGCACACGGAGGCTCCAGCCCGTCGCTCCCTCCCGCTCCAGGCTGCGTCTCGCCGGCTGCTGCGACCCCCGCCGCTCCTCAGGGCCCCGCGCAGGGTCGGATCCGGACCGGGGGTTTCTGGCGAGCTGTGGAGCGCGTCTTCGGAGCCCCTTGGGTCGTTCTCCGCCATCACTGGTGCCCAAAGAAGCGTCGAGCAGCTTTGCGCACCCCGTATCCTGCGTGCGCCTTCGACGGGAGCGAGATTACAGGCTtgccggaggaggagggcgccgccgctgctgctgccaccgCGACAGGCGAGGACGGGAAGCCACCGGGTGGAAGCACCTCCACTGATCCGGCAGACATGAGCAGCTCCGTGGGGATCCCCAGCCTGAGTCCCGCGGAGTGCGCCCCGGATGCGTCGGCGGAGCGGGGCGTCGATGAGGTCATTACCGTGGAGCAGCTCTCCCAGGAGATGGGCACGGTGACCATCACCGTGGCCATCCAGGCGGCCGAGGATGAGGAGCCCGAGGAGGTGTCTCACAACCACATCGACTTCCTCGGAGGCAGCTGCAGCGAGGACGAACTGGGGAGACACGACAAATCCAG TGGCGCCGGGACCagtggaggagagctggaggaggagagctggcaGCCCCCGGACCCGGAGCTCATCCAGAAGCTGGTAACGCAGATTGAGTACTACCTGTCGGACGAGAACCTGGAGCACGACGCATTCCTCCTGAAACACGTCAGACGCAACAAACTCGGGTTCGTCAGCATCAAGTTGCTCACCTCGTTCAAAAAG GTGAAACATTTGACTCGTGACTGGAGAACAACCGCTTATGCTCTGAAGCACTCGAAGATCCTTGAGCTCAACGATGAGGGCCGGAAGGTTCGCCGTAAATCTGCAGTGCCGGTCTTTGCCAGCGAGTCGTTGCCGAGccgcatgctgctgctgagcgaTCTGCAGAGGTGGCCGGAGCTGGCAGCTCTCACCAAGGATAACGGAAAGGGCGAAGGAGGAGCCACTCAGCAGGAGCAGctaatgaagctgctgctgaaggcgtTCGGTACATACGGGGCCATCGCCTCCGTCAGAGTCCTGAAGCCCGGAAAGGACCTGCCGGCAGACCTGAAGCGGCTGAGCGGCCGTTACAGTCAGCTTGGCACAGAGGAGTGCGCCATCGTGGAGTTCGAGGAGGTGGAGGCCGCCGTCAAAGCTAACGACGCTGTGGGGAGCGAGGACGGGGGCGCCAGCTCGCTGGGGTTGAAAGTGGTCCTGATCGGCACCAAGCCGCCCAAGAAGAAGGTACCCAAAGAACGACCGCGCGAGGAGGGAGGCATGCGCAAAAGCCGCTCCCTCAACAGCCGAGTGCGAGAGCTTCAGTACCACGGGGACgactccgcctgcagctcctcggAGACGGAAAGCACCCCCACTTCACCCAGGCTGGCAAGAAAGTCCCAATCCTGCAACAAGCTCAGCCCCACCACCGCAGGAATCAGCTTCCAGAACAATCACCTGAGTCCGGGCATGTCCCCGCGGAACAGCCCCTGGTCCAGCCCCCGCGGCAGCCCCTGCCCTCAGCGCAAGTCTCCACATTCCCACAAGTCCCCCCTGGCCAGCGAGGGCAGATTGAGCCCCGAACCTGGGCGGCGCTGGGCAGACTACTCCTCGGACAGTAGCCTCACCCCGTCGGGTAGTCCGTGGGTGCAGCGGCGCAAGCAGGTGGCGTCTCAAGAGAGCAGTCCGGTCGGCAGCCCCATGCTGGGCAGAAAGATCCAGAACGCCGACGGTTTACCACCGGGAGTAACGCGGCTGCCGAGGGGGCCCGACGGAACTCGAGGTTTTCACGGGGTCACCATTGCCGAGAGGGGAAAAAGTGCCGCCACTCAGACTTGA